A stretch of Bradyrhizobium sp. AZCC 2262 DNA encodes these proteins:
- a CDS encoding M20/M25/M40 family metallo-hydrolase — MGRISGSGFKGWLRPASLCTAILMSAATPLAAEGLNANQQRAFDIYKELIEINTVTATGDTAKAAEAMAARLRAGGFPDTDVHAFSPAPRKGNLVARLRGTGARKPILLVAHIDVVPASREDWSTDPFKLIEQDGYFYARGSGDDKYMAAAFIANLIRYRQEGYKPDRDIIVALETDEEILDKDALGIQWLLKNHRDLVDAEFALNEGGGVGLRGGKPIRNSVQTSEKVSVSYELTVKNKGGHSSLPVKDNAIYRLAAGLTRLSTFSFPVNLNETTRAFFERTAQMEGGQVAEDLRAVLSGESDSAAAAAARLSANAFYNAQLRTTCVATMLDGGNAINALPQLASAKVNCRIMPGEPVDGVKAALERVLADDQIAVKQIDQATLSAPSALSEGIIGPITQLSAEFFPGAVVLPTMSTGATDGSYLRNAGIPTYGHSGLANDIGESRAHGRDERVLVESFFTGNEYLYRLVKLLAGGQ, encoded by the coding sequence ATGGGTCGAATTTCCGGTTCAGGTTTCAAGGGATGGCTTCGTCCTGCTTCGCTTTGCACGGCAATACTGATGTCGGCGGCCACGCCGCTCGCGGCTGAAGGCCTGAACGCGAACCAGCAGCGCGCCTTCGACATCTACAAGGAACTCATCGAGATCAACACGGTGACGGCAACGGGCGACACCGCCAAGGCGGCCGAAGCCATGGCGGCGCGGCTGCGTGCTGGCGGCTTCCCCGACACCGACGTTCACGCCTTCTCGCCGGCGCCGCGCAAGGGCAATCTCGTCGCGCGCCTCAGGGGCACCGGCGCGCGCAAGCCGATCCTGCTGGTCGCTCATATCGACGTGGTTCCTGCCAGCCGCGAGGACTGGTCGACCGATCCGTTCAAGCTGATCGAGCAGGACGGCTATTTTTATGCCCGTGGCAGCGGCGATGACAAATACATGGCGGCGGCCTTCATCGCCAATCTCATCCGCTACCGACAGGAGGGCTACAAGCCCGACCGCGACATCATCGTGGCGCTGGAGACCGATGAAGAAATTCTCGACAAGGATGCATTGGGAATCCAGTGGTTGTTGAAAAATCACCGCGACCTGGTCGATGCCGAATTCGCCCTGAATGAGGGCGGCGGTGTCGGGCTGAGGGGCGGCAAACCAATCCGCAACTCTGTCCAGACCAGCGAAAAAGTCTCGGTGAGCTACGAGTTGACCGTCAAAAACAAGGGCGGCCACAGTTCGCTTCCGGTCAAGGACAACGCGATCTATCGCCTGGCCGCGGGATTGACCCGTCTTTCAACCTTCAGCTTTCCGGTGAACCTGAACGAGACCACCCGCGCCTTTTTTGAACGCACCGCGCAGATGGAAGGCGGTCAGGTTGCCGAGGATTTGCGGGCCGTGTTATCGGGCGAATCCGATTCTGCTGCAGCGGCGGCTGCCCGCCTGAGCGCCAACGCGTTCTATAACGCACAATTGCGTACGACCTGCGTCGCGACCATGCTCGACGGCGGCAATGCGATCAACGCGTTGCCGCAGCTTGCCAGCGCCAAGGTCAATTGCCGGATCATGCCCGGCGAACCCGTCGATGGCGTGAAAGCAGCACTTGAGCGCGTGCTTGCCGACGATCAGATTGCGGTCAAGCAGATCGACCAGGCGACGCTCAGTGCGCCTTCGGCGCTGAGCGAGGGGATCATCGGACCGATCACGCAATTGTCGGCCGAATTCTTTCCCGGCGCAGTGGTGCTGCCGACCATGAGCACCGGCGCGACCGACGGCAGCTACCTTCGCAACGCCGGCATCCCGACCTACGGACATTCAGGGCTGGCAAACGACATCGGTGAATCGCGCGCCCATGGCCGCGACGAGCGGGTTCTCGTCGAGTCGTTCTTCACAGGCAACGAGTACCTGTACCGGCTCGTAAAACTGCTCGCCGGCGGACAATGA
- a CDS encoding RidA family protein, with protein sequence MKYGLLASAALLLGSSVAQADIVRYPIPNSTFPIAQAVRVPGDAVTYYVSGQVPPVTNKDADPSSPQAYGDTKTQTVGVLNKIKQILEGQGLGMADVVKMQVFLVHDARAPMDFKAFMEGYTQFFGGTQPNLPARSVIGIAALANPGFLVEIEVVAAKDSK encoded by the coding sequence ATGAAATACGGACTGTTGGCATCGGCTGCCCTGTTGCTTGGCTCAAGCGTCGCTCAAGCCGACATCGTTCGATATCCCATTCCCAACTCGACGTTTCCGATCGCCCAGGCCGTGCGAGTCCCGGGCGACGCAGTCACCTATTATGTGAGCGGCCAGGTACCGCCGGTGACTAACAAGGATGCCGACCCGTCCAGTCCGCAGGCCTATGGCGACACCAAGACCCAGACCGTCGGGGTGCTCAACAAGATCAAGCAGATTCTCGAAGGACAGGGCCTAGGCATGGCCGATGTCGTCAAGATGCAGGTGTTTCTGGTGCACGACGCCCGCGCGCCGATGGACTTCAAGGCCTTCATGGAAGGCTACACCCAATTCTTCGGCGGCACGCAGCCAAATCTTCCGGCCCGCTCTGTCATCGGCATTGCGGCGCTCGCAAATCCAGGCTTCCTGGTTGAAATCGAAGTCGTCGCCGCCAAGGACTCGAAGTAA
- a CDS encoding c-type cytochrome produces MSRIEPAKFSSALSIGVLAAALIGWALPAAHADEERRSQGSLSTGFKFTESTGEQLFANVCQGCHMPDGGGATGAGNYPSLAKDANLEAGGYPVYVIVRGQRAMPPVGAMMSDDQVAAVVNYVRTHFGNQYQDTVTAEDVKRVRP; encoded by the coding sequence ATGAGCCGAATTGAACCAGCGAAATTCAGTTCGGCGTTGTCGATCGGCGTCCTGGCCGCAGCGTTGATTGGATGGGCACTGCCCGCAGCACATGCGGACGAGGAACGCCGTTCGCAGGGCTCGCTGAGCACGGGATTCAAATTCACGGAATCGACCGGAGAGCAGTTGTTCGCGAACGTCTGTCAGGGATGCCACATGCCTGACGGCGGCGGCGCGACTGGTGCGGGCAATTATCCCTCACTTGCCAAAGACGCAAATCTCGAGGCCGGCGGCTATCCGGTTTATGTCATCGTCAGGGGACAACGGGCGATGCCACCGGTCGGTGCGATGATGAGCGACGATCAGGTCGCCGCCGTCGTCAATTATGTGCGGACGCACTTCGGAAACCAGTACCAGGACACTGTGACGGCTGAAGACGTCAAGCGCGTTCGGCCCTAG
- a CDS encoding flavin monoamine oxidase family protein translates to MPNESETIPSRRDLLSLVGSVAGSAAMYHAMTSLGFASESNYKGPIKLSGDPKGASVLVLGAGLAGMTAALELRAAGYKVQVLEFNSRPGGRNWTIRGGDRFTELGGATQTCGFEEGLYLNPGPWRIPYHHRALLDYCKRLGVALEPFIQLNHNALLHASNAFAGKPQRIRDIKADFQGHVSELLAKVTQQSKLDEAVSVEDREILLQALRSWGALDKNYAYKANLISADYRGYAKDPGGGLGAAPVAGEPINLSDILKSRLWRYLQNFALHQFQTTMFQPVGGMDMIGKAFAKQIGDLILYDARVIRIQQNDGGVTVSYVNSKTPSTPQIATADWCVCTIPLSILSQIQIDVGPRMKAAIDAVPYSSSIKVGLQFKRRFWEEDEAIYGGISYTDLPIRQISYPSGGFNRNGRGVLLGAYVFEGANAYEFTSMAPADRVARAVEFGARIHPQYSAEFENGIAVAWHRVPFTLGCAGAWSEKAREEHYDNLCQIDGRIVLAGEHASYLPAWQEGAILSSLDAIKRLHDRVVRI, encoded by the coding sequence ATGCCGAACGAAAGTGAGACAATTCCAAGCCGACGCGATCTTCTGTCGCTTGTTGGTTCGGTCGCCGGCAGCGCCGCGATGTACCACGCCATGACCAGCCTGGGCTTCGCGTCCGAGTCCAATTACAAGGGCCCGATCAAGCTGAGCGGCGATCCAAAAGGCGCATCCGTACTGGTGCTCGGCGCCGGCCTCGCAGGCATGACGGCCGCGCTCGAGTTGCGCGCGGCGGGCTACAAGGTCCAGGTGCTGGAGTTCAATAGCCGGCCGGGAGGGCGCAACTGGACGATCCGCGGTGGCGACCGTTTTACCGAACTCGGTGGCGCGACGCAGACCTGCGGCTTCGAGGAAGGCCTTTATCTCAATCCGGGACCGTGGCGAATTCCGTATCATCACCGCGCCCTGCTCGATTATTGCAAGCGCCTCGGCGTCGCCCTCGAACCCTTCATCCAACTCAATCATAACGCCCTGCTCCACGCTTCAAATGCGTTCGCCGGCAAGCCGCAGCGCATTCGTGACATCAAGGCGGATTTTCAGGGCCATGTTTCGGAACTGCTCGCCAAGGTGACGCAGCAGAGCAAGCTCGACGAAGCGGTGTCGGTGGAAGACAGAGAGATTCTGCTGCAGGCGCTGCGCTCCTGGGGCGCGCTCGACAAAAACTATGCCTACAAGGCCAACCTTATCTCGGCGGACTATCGCGGCTACGCCAAGGACCCCGGCGGCGGCCTGGGTGCCGCGCCCGTCGCCGGCGAGCCCATCAACCTTTCGGACATCCTGAAATCGCGGCTTTGGCGTTATTTGCAGAATTTCGCCCTGCATCAATTCCAGACCACCATGTTTCAGCCTGTCGGCGGCATGGACATGATCGGGAAGGCTTTTGCAAAGCAGATCGGCGATCTCATTCTGTACGACGCCAGGGTGATCCGCATTCAACAGAATGATGGCGGCGTCACGGTCAGCTACGTGAACTCCAAAACGCCATCCACGCCTCAAATTGCAACGGCTGATTGGTGCGTATGCACGATCCCGCTTTCTATCTTAAGTCAAATCCAGATCGACGTCGGCCCGCGCATGAAGGCGGCCATCGACGCCGTGCCCTATTCGTCCTCGATCAAGGTCGGCCTGCAATTCAAACGCAGGTTCTGGGAGGAGGACGAAGCGATCTACGGCGGCATCAGCTACACCGACCTGCCCATCCGGCAGATCTCCTATCCGAGCGGCGGCTTCAATCGAAATGGCCGCGGGGTGCTGCTGGGCGCCTATGTTTTTGAGGGAGCGAACGCCTACGAATTCACCTCGATGGCGCCGGCGGACCGGGTCGCGCGTGCGGTTGAATTTGGCGCCAGGATTCATCCACAATACAGCGCCGAGTTCGAAAACGGCATCGCCGTCGCCTGGCATCGTGTCCCCTTCACTTTGGGATGCGCGGGAGCCTGGAGCGAGAAGGCCCGGGAGGAGCATTACGACAATCTGTGCCAGATCGACGGCAGGATCGTGCTGGCCGGCGAACACGCCTCCTACCTTCCGGCCTGGCAGGAAGGCGCGATACTTTCCTCACTCGATGCCATCAAGCGGTTGCATGACCGCGTCGTCAGGATTTGA
- a CDS encoding negative regulator of septation ring formation, with product MANNPKKVKDPTEVALSAIQEALNISDTRVDTSRNSLGNELAPPTGPSVPPPYSDMSFDKRGSAEEPRSPRRAANDDRETIGQILQAIQKGSPARSVYTLATIFGGVWVVGCVLLTISFLPALQAAIGQSGGVLVLAGLAALFFAPVLLFYFLASLAWRGQEMRMIAQSMAQVAIRFSEPEGAAADSMVTVGQAIRREVAAMGDGVERAIARAGELETLVANEVAALERAYSDNEVRIRALLQDIAHQRDNLVGQAEQVRSAISGVQIDLRHDIALISDAIASRVDEVAKSITGALEERGQHITGALSHAGDNMILALGERGGDLLDRLEEASAETTRAVLDASERLTTSLNFKTGNVHDEFVDLADRVHEMLNERIDRITGEFEQRSSTIVDGISDRTEQVHDSLKNSSDSLLLELELRSGDLVSKIDDAGNRLASRILTSGDKASEALDVTVNSMVAKVISQTENAHDSLALQMNAYDELVKNQGSELAERFARDSGTLGALITRHISEFDRTVKTFGGEIVERMGARTQEMSDSLKNYVDTFDTRMVSNSGEITASLDQRLLQFETTLGTRVSHLDTSLDSKIRSFDETIDSRLKSLESSFDTRARSVTETIDGRLGTLATSLTDGAAQAIQSIDQRLTLLTSSLTDGTAQAIAAVDHRIANVTETINGRSAHLTDTIQARFQEIHQGIESRIGDIASGVETRVGAIAGDIDTRVAQFEDLLGSRIEAVAGRIESSGRQASEDLMSRAEMLSSGIKSHVEDAERSLTNLVVNTAETIQTGARTAQQALLTASSDVGAQLKLTSAEVEAALTAVGTGAAASILTSAQDAQTTLVSASSEAAQQIKSLAADVERTLSAAGDATAASVLSGAREAQSTLVTASADAANHVKSLAADVERALSVAGTATADAVTAGAREAQSTLVAASTEAATQVKSLAADVQRSLSIAGTATAEAITAGAREAQSTLMNTSADASSQVKSLAADVQRSLSMAGNATAESITTGAREAQNTLITASTEAANHVKSLAIDVERTLTAVGADTAGSILGTAREALGSLSATSADAANQIKAIAADMERSLGVVTASTTDTIQTTAQNAQSALIAATNEVSTKFKSTSTDIERSVLAASSNFGSTMTGKTDEIVTYVQQQTDRLAQIVDSRRGSLVEALSTRTTQLTTDIDRVTADALKSIETRGQVFSQSMSTHGSEVARTITTAGDLATGAVAKSLKDLEQASRSAIDQSRQVSIAAVTEMQETSKILRTDTVALFERLREGNILLQEVLTGAHDNLNSLERALVTRVADFVSAMNDVTARNGIATQTLEDQLTVFNSKTTKALEDLGSLSSEFEKHGKELVEAAGVVEQANRTTTTSVADRKSQLESLVTTIDLRTTDLDQRLSRFTGLLDESLAAAEERARDIARVVAETAGAGSAAISRQFDAVRAAAENERQQTLDAMNDMYQQSTVETDAMFKQSTEKFAAMVQAMKQMATEMHNELEATRSELRRGVLEMPQEAADNTAQMRKVIVDQIEALAELNRIVAHHGRGLDVVTPGRASVQRQEEPVMAAAANGRNEVRMRDAGVGSASTLPPPDLGVPAPRRAEAPPVSPAGGGGQDGWLSDLLHRTDAGAGQAPRGRAPQTPANPLESLSLDIGRLMDRNLAAEMWDRYQRGESKAFSKRLYTPAGQKAFDEVTRKYRADRAFKQTVDRYIAEFERLLDEVAREDRGPQALRGHLTSETGLVYTLLAHAAGRLG from the coding sequence ATGGCGAACAATCCGAAGAAGGTCAAGGATCCGACTGAAGTCGCGCTCTCCGCCATTCAGGAAGCGCTCAACATCAGCGATACGCGCGTCGACACCAGCCGAAATTCGCTCGGCAACGAACTGGCCCCTCCGACCGGTCCGTCGGTCCCGCCGCCCTATTCCGATATGTCTTTTGACAAGCGCGGAAGCGCCGAGGAGCCGCGCAGCCCCCGTCGCGCCGCCAACGACGATCGCGAAACCATCGGACAGATTCTGCAGGCGATCCAGAAGGGCAGTCCTGCCCGCAGCGTCTACACGCTTGCCACCATCTTCGGCGGCGTCTGGGTCGTCGGCTGCGTGCTTCTGACCATCAGCTTCCTGCCCGCGCTGCAGGCGGCGATCGGACAGAGCGGCGGCGTGCTGGTGCTCGCCGGCCTTGCCGCGTTGTTCTTCGCGCCGGTGCTGTTGTTCTATTTCCTTGCCAGTCTCGCCTGGCGCGGCCAGGAAATGCGGATGATCGCGCAGTCGATGGCGCAGGTCGCGATCCGCTTCTCCGAGCCCGAGGGCGCCGCCGCCGATTCGATGGTGACCGTAGGGCAAGCTATTCGCCGCGAAGTCGCTGCGATGGGCGACGGCGTCGAGCGCGCGATCGCGCGCGCCGGCGAACTGGAAACGCTCGTCGCCAATGAAGTCGCAGCCCTCGAGCGCGCCTATTCCGATAACGAGGTGCGGATTCGCGCCCTGCTGCAGGACATCGCCCATCAGCGCGACAATCTGGTCGGCCAGGCCGAGCAGGTTCGCAGCGCCATTTCCGGCGTCCAGATCGATCTGCGCCACGACATCGCGCTGATTTCGGACGCGATCGCCTCGCGCGTCGACGAGGTCGCGAAAAGCATCACCGGCGCGCTGGAGGAGCGCGGCCAGCACATCACGGGCGCGCTCAGCCACGCCGGAGACAACATGATCCTCGCGCTCGGCGAGCGCGGCGGCGACCTGCTCGACCGTCTGGAAGAAGCCAGCGCCGAGACCACCCGCGCCGTGCTCGACGCCTCCGAGCGGCTCACCACCAGCCTCAACTTCAAGACCGGCAACGTCCACGACGAGTTCGTCGATCTCGCCGATCGCGTCCACGAGATGCTGAACGAACGCATCGACCGCATCACCGGCGAATTCGAGCAGCGCTCCTCGACCATAGTCGACGGCATCTCCGACCGCACCGAGCAGGTCCACGACTCCCTGAAGAATTCCTCGGACTCGCTCTTGCTCGAGCTCGAACTGCGTTCGGGCGATCTCGTCAGCAAGATCGACGACGCCGGCAACCGCCTCGCAAGCCGCATCCTCACCTCCGGCGACAAGGCCAGCGAAGCACTGGACGTGACCGTGAACTCGATGGTCGCCAAGGTGATCAGCCAGACCGAAAACGCACACGACAGCCTCGCGTTGCAGATGAACGCCTACGACGAACTGGTGAAGAACCAGGGCTCGGAGCTTGCGGAAAGGTTCGCCCGCGACAGCGGCACGCTCGGCGCGCTGATCACGCGCCATATCTCCGAGTTCGATCGCACCGTCAAAACCTTCGGCGGCGAGATCGTCGAGCGCATGGGCGCGCGCACCCAGGAGATGAGCGACAGCCTGAAGAATTACGTCGACACGTTCGACACCCGCATGGTCTCGAACAGCGGCGAGATCACCGCTTCGCTCGATCAGCGCCTGCTGCAGTTCGAAACCACGCTCGGCACCCGCGTCAGCCACCTCGACACTTCGCTCGACAGCAAGATCAGGTCGTTCGACGAGACCATCGACAGCCGGCTGAAATCGCTGGAATCGAGCTTCGACACCCGCGCCAGATCCGTCACCGAAACCATCGATGGCCGCCTCGGCACGCTGGCGACCTCATTGACCGACGGCGCGGCGCAGGCGATCCAGTCGATCGACCAGCGGCTCACCCTCCTCACCTCCTCGCTGACCGACGGCACCGCGCAGGCGATTGCGGCGGTCGACCATCGTATTGCCAACGTCACCGAAACCATCAACGGCCGCAGCGCCCATCTGACCGACACCATCCAGGCGCGCTTCCAGGAAATCCATCAGGGCATCGAAAGCCGCATCGGCGACATCGCCAGCGGCGTCGAGACCCGGGTCGGCGCCATCGCCGGCGATATCGACACCCGCGTGGCGCAATTCGAGGATCTGCTCGGCTCGCGCATCGAGGCGGTGGCCGGGCGGATCGAAAGCAGCGGCCGCCAGGCCAGCGAAGACCTGATGTCGCGCGCCGAAATGCTGTCGTCCGGCATCAAGTCGCATGTCGAGGACGCCGAGCGTTCGCTGACCAATCTCGTCGTCAACACCGCAGAGACCATCCAGACCGGCGCGCGCACCGCGCAGCAGGCGCTGCTGACGGCTTCCTCCGATGTCGGCGCCCAACTCAAACTGACTTCGGCCGAGGTCGAGGCCGCCCTCACCGCCGTCGGCACCGGCGCGGCCGCTTCGATCCTCACCAGCGCCCAGGATGCCCAGACCACGCTGGTGTCGGCCTCCTCCGAGGCAGCCCAGCAGATCAAATCTCTCGCCGCCGACGTCGAGCGCACCCTCTCGGCCGCCGGCGACGCCACGGCCGCGTCGGTTCTGTCAGGCGCGCGCGAGGCGCAGAGCACGCTGGTGACCGCATCCGCGGACGCGGCAAACCACGTCAAGTCGCTTGCCGCCGATGTCGAGCGAGCGCTGTCGGTCGCAGGAACTGCAACCGCCGACGCCGTCACCGCCGGCGCCCGCGAAGCACAGAGCACGCTGGTCGCCGCCTCTACCGAGGCCGCCACTCAGGTCAAGTCGCTCGCCGCCGACGTTCAGCGCTCGCTCTCGATCGCCGGAACGGCGACCGCCGAGGCGATCACGGCAGGCGCCCGCGAGGCCCAGAGCACCCTCATGAACACGTCCGCCGACGCATCGAGCCAGGTCAAGTCGCTCGCCGCCGACGTGCAACGTTCGCTCTCGATGGCCGGCAATGCCACCGCCGAGTCGATCACGACGGGCGCGCGCGAAGCGCAGAACACGCTGATCACGGCGTCGACCGAGGCCGCCAACCACGTCAAGTCGCTGGCGATCGATGTCGAGCGCACGCTGACCGCGGTCGGCGCCGATACCGCCGGCTCCATTCTCGGCACCGCGCGCGAAGCCCTGGGCTCGCTTTCCGCGACCTCCGCCGACGCCGCGAACCAGATCAAGGCGATCGCCGCCGACATGGAGCGTTCGCTCGGCGTCGTCACCGCCAGCACGACCGACACCATCCAGACCACCGCGCAGAACGCGCAGAGCGCCCTGATTGCCGCAACGAATGAGGTCAGCACCAAGTTCAAATCGACCTCGACCGATATCGAGCGTTCGGTGCTCGCCGCCAGCAGCAATTTCGGCTCGACGATGACCGGCAAGACCGACGAAATCGTCACCTACGTTCAGCAGCAGACCGACCGTCTGGCGCAGATCGTCGACAGCCGCCGCGGTTCGCTGGTCGAGGCGCTCAGCACCAGGACCACGCAGCTCACGACCGATATCGACCGCGTCACCGCCGACGCCCTGAAATCGATCGAGACCCGCGGCCAGGTCTTCTCGCAATCGATGTCGACCCACGGCTCGGAAGTCGCGCGCACGATCACGACCGCGGGCGACCTCGCCACCGGCGCGGTGGCCAAGTCGCTGAAGGACCTCGAACAGGCGTCGCGTTCGGCCATCGACCAGTCGCGTCAGGTCTCGATCGCCGCCGTCACCGAAATGCAGGAGACCAGCAAGATCCTGCGCACCGACACGGTGGCGCTGTTCGAACGGCTGCGTGAAGGCAACATCCTGCTGCAGGAAGTGCTGACCGGCGCCCACGACAATCTCAACTCGCTGGAGCGCGCGCTGGTGACCCGCGTGGCCGACTTCGTGTCCGCCATGAACGACGTCACCGCCCGCAACGGGATCGCCACGCAGACCCTGGAAGACCAGCTCACCGTCTTCAACAGCAAGACCACGAAGGCGCTGGAAGATCTCGGCTCGCTGTCGAGCGAGTTCGAGAAGCACGGCAAGGAACTGGTCGAGGCAGCCGGCGTGGTCGAACAGGCCAACCGCACCACCACGACCTCGGTCGCCGACCGCAAGTCGCAGCTTGAATCGCTGGTGACCACCATCGACCTGCGTACCACCGACCTCGACCAGCGGCTGTCGCGCTTCACCGGCCTGCTCGACGAATCGCTTGCCGCAGCCGAAGAGCGCGCCCGCGATATCGCGCGCGTGGTCGCGGAAACCGCGGGTGCAGGCTCTGCCGCGATCAGCCGGCAGTTCGATGCGGTACGGGCCGCCGCCGAAAACGAGCGGCAGCAGACCCTCGATGCGATGAACGACATGTACCAGCAGAGCACCGTCGAGACGGATGCGATGTTCAAGCAGTCGACCGAGAAGTTCGCTGCGATGGTGCAGGCCATGAAGCAGATGGCCACCGAAATGCATAACGAGCTCGAGGCGACCCGCAGCGAGCTGCGCCGCGGCGTACTCGAGATGCCGCAGGAGGCCGCCGACAACACCGCGCAGATGCGCAAGGTGATCGTCGACCAGATCGAGGCGCTCGCCGAGCTCAACCGGATCGTCGCCCATCATGGCCGCGGCCTCGATGTCGTGACCCCCGGTCGCGCCAGCGTGCAACGCCAGGAAGAGCCCGTGATGGCAGCCGCCGCCAACGGCCGCAACGAGGTGCGCATGCGCGACGCCGGCGTCGGCAGCGCATCGACGCTGCCGCCGCCGGACCTCGGCGTGCCGGCGCCGCGGCGCGCCGAAGCCCCGCCCGTCTCGCCGGCAGGCGGAGGCGGTCAGGACGGATGGCTGTCCGACCTGCTCCACCGCACCGACGCCGGTGCGGGACAGGCTCCCCGTGGCCGTGCGCCGCAGACCCCCGCCAATCCGCTGGAGTCGCTGTCGCTCGACATCGGCCGGCTGATGGATCGCAACCTCGCCGCCGAAATGTGGGACCGCTATCAGCGCGGCGAGAGCAAGGCGTTCAGCAAGCGGCTCTACACACCGGCCGGCCAGAAGGCGTTCGACGAAGTCACCCGCAAATACCGCGCCGACCGCGCCTTCAAGCAGACGGTCGACCGCTATATCGCCGAGTTCGAACGGCTGCTCGACGAAGTGGCGCGCGAGGATCGCGGACCGCAGGCGCTGCGCGGCCACCTCACCTCGGAGACCGGGCTGGTCTACACCCTGCTCGCGCACGCGGCGGGACGGCTGGGGTAA
- a CDS encoding Hpt domain-containing protein, which translates to MPLHLERIEWMPSPPLAPGDGPVDFEHLQRMTLGDADIEQEVLTMFLAQSARHMHMLAAIPADASALAHTLKGSARAIGAFAVADAAARLEVAIARGFDTSAALAELGEAVAEARAAIEAILRRS; encoded by the coding sequence ATGCCGCTTCACCTCGAACGGATAGAATGGATGCCATCGCCACCGCTGGCTCCCGGCGACGGGCCGGTCGATTTCGAGCACCTCCAACGCATGACGCTCGGCGATGCCGACATCGAGCAGGAGGTGTTGACGATGTTCCTGGCCCAATCGGCAAGGCACATGCACATGCTCGCCGCCATACCTGCGGATGCCAGCGCGCTGGCGCACACGCTCAAGGGCTCGGCCCGCGCGATCGGCGCTTTTGCGGTCGCTGACGCCGCCGCCCGGCTGGAGGTGGCCATCGCCAGAGGTTTCGATACGTCCGCAGCACTCGCCGAGCTCGGCGAGGCGGTCGCAGAGGCGCGGGCGGCGATCGAGGCGATTCTGCGCCGTTCCTGA